A DNA window from Mesoplasma coleopterae contains the following coding sequences:
- the lepA gene encoding translation elongation factor 4 gives MDKSKIRNFSIIAHIDHGKSTLADRILELTNTVTKREMQEQLLDSMDIERERGITIKLNSVQLYYKAKDGQEYTFHLIDTPGHVDFAYEVSRSLAACEGAILVVDATQGIEAQTLANVYLAIENNLEIIPVINKVDLPSADADRVKEEIENTIGIDCSDAPLISAKTGLNVEDVLEAIVNKIPAPYDADDEKPLRALIFDSYYDKYLGVVMSIRVREGSIKVGDRIKLMANGSSYEVTELGVKNPKIVKKDQLSAGEVGWVAASIKTIKDINVGDTITTVTNPALHALDGYKKLKPMVYCGIYPIDTNQYQDFKEALEKMELSDSSLVYEPETSQALGFGFRVGFLGLLHMEVVQERLEREYNLNLIATAPSVIYKIHLTDGSMIEIDNPAKLPDPQKIKFMEEPFVNVKIMTPKESVGDLMSLCQNKLGTYKDLQVVDDNRMMLVYDMPLAEIIFDFFNKLKSISKGYASFEYEMIGYQESQLVKMDILLNGDMVDAFSMIVNKHFAYQRGAALTKKLKELIPRQNFEVPVQATIGNKVLARETIKAYRKDVTWKLHAADKSRRKKLLNKQKEGKKKMKEIGSVEVPQEAFIAVLKLDD, from the coding sequence ATGGATAAATCAAAAATTAGAAATTTTAGTATTATTGCTCATATTGATCACGGGAAGTCAACATTGGCAGACCGTATTTTAGAGTTAACTAATACTGTAACTAAACGAGAAATGCAAGAACAATTGCTAGACTCAATGGATATTGAAAGAGAACGTGGAATTACAATTAAATTGAACTCTGTTCAATTATATTACAAAGCAAAAGATGGACAAGAATACACTTTTCATTTAATTGATACTCCAGGTCATGTTGACTTTGCTTATGAAGTTTCAAGAAGTCTTGCAGCTTGTGAAGGAGCTATACTTGTAGTTGATGCAACACAAGGTATTGAAGCTCAAACACTTGCAAATGTTTATTTAGCTATTGAAAATAATTTAGAAATAATCCCTGTTATTAACAAAGTTGATTTACCAAGTGCTGATGCAGATAGAGTAAAAGAAGAAATCGAAAATACAATCGGAATTGATTGTAGTGATGCACCATTAATTAGTGCCAAAACTGGACTAAATGTTGAAGATGTTTTAGAAGCTATTGTTAATAAAATTCCTGCACCATATGATGCTGATGATGAAAAACCTTTAAGAGCTTTAATCTTTGACAGCTACTATGATAAATACTTGGGTGTTGTTATGTCAATTAGAGTAAGAGAAGGTTCAATCAAAGTTGGTGATAGAATCAAACTTATGGCAAATGGAAGTAGTTATGAAGTAACTGAATTGGGAGTAAAAAACCCTAAAATAGTCAAAAAAGATCAATTAAGTGCTGGAGAAGTAGGATGAGTAGCAGCTTCAATTAAAACTATTAAAGACATTAATGTCGGAGATACTATAACAACTGTTACAAATCCAGCATTACATGCTTTAGATGGTTATAAAAAACTTAAACCAATGGTTTATTGTGGAATTTATCCAATTGATACAAACCAATATCAAGATTTCAAAGAAGCTTTAGAAAAAATGGAATTATCAGATTCATCTTTAGTATATGAACCCGAAACTTCTCAAGCATTAGGATTTGGTTTTAGAGTTGGATTCTTAGGGCTATTACACATGGAAGTTGTGCAAGAAAGATTGGAAAGAGAATATAATCTAAATCTAATTGCAACAGCACCATCTGTTATTTATAAGATTCATTTAACTGATGGATCAATGATTGAAATTGATAACCCCGCTAAATTACCTGATCCACAAAAAATCAAGTTTATGGAAGAACCATTTGTCAATGTAAAAATTATGACACCAAAAGAATCAGTTGGTGATTTAATGAGTTTATGTCAAAACAAATTAGGAACTTATAAAGATTTACAAGTTGTTGATGATAATCGTATGATGTTAGTTTATGATATGCCATTAGCTGAAATTATTTTTGATTTCTTTAATAAATTAAAATCTATTTCAAAAGGTTATGCATCATTTGAATATGAAATGATTGGTTACCAAGAATCTCAATTAGTTAAAATGGATATTTTATTAAATGGAGATATGGTTGATGCATTCTCAATGATAGTAAATAAACACTTTGCATATCAAAGAGGAGCTGCTTTAACTAAAAAACTTAAAGAATTAATTCCACGTCAAAACTTTGAGGTTCCTGTTCAAGCAACAATTGGGAATAAAGTTTTAGCGCGTGAAACAATTAAAGCATATCGAAAAGATGTAACTTGAAAGCTACATGCAGCTGATAAATCAAGACGTAAAAAACTTCTTAATAAACAAAAAGAAGGTAAAAAGAAAATGAAAGAAATCGGAAGTGTAGAAGTACCACAAGAAGCATTCATTGCAGTTTTAAAACTTGATGATTAG
- a CDS encoding alpha/beta fold hydrolase: MRKFQLQMIDGKELINFEWKTSEKPIAVIQVVPNFDEHMGMYDDFAKLMGEHNILVVGTDLRSIGESRDESDGSNIFFDKKQGWSKLVEDVKNINTWIKRYHPDLPIFMLGQGLGGNLARTFSIKYSEEIAGLILMNTRDYNYFISNLFLKYMNLNQVIFNVRNDAKFLNNIREKRINKSHNPLLKFDNQWLSSDLKYVQKYNNDPLCNLKLSFSAFKDIAVGNKFISKNSNNEFITKDLPILIQSGGLDNYTKMGKDSQKLFYRFTKLGLDTDFKIYQNLKNKLLEEELNEVVIDDILKFIEKYRDNY, encoded by the coding sequence ATGAGAAAATTTCAATTACAAATGATTGATGGAAAAGAATTAATTAATTTTGAATGAAAAACATCTGAAAAACCAATTGCTGTTATTCAAGTAGTGCCAAACTTTGATGAACATATGGGAATGTATGATGACTTTGCTAAATTAATGGGAGAACATAACATTTTAGTTGTTGGTACTGATTTAAGAAGCATTGGAGAAAGTAGAGACGAATCTGATGGTTCAAACATTTTCTTTGATAAAAAACAAGGGTGAAGTAAATTAGTTGAGGATGTTAAAAATATTAATACTTGAATTAAAAGATATCATCCAGACTTACCAATTTTTATGCTAGGTCAAGGACTAGGTGGTAATTTAGCAAGAACTTTTTCAATTAAATATTCAGAAGAAATTGCTGGATTAATTTTAATGAATACTCGTGATTATAATTATTTTATTTCAAATTTATTTTTAAAGTACATGAATTTAAATCAAGTAATTTTTAATGTAAGAAATGATGCAAAATTCCTTAATAACATTAGAGAGAAAAGAATTAATAAAAGTCATAATCCATTATTGAAATTTGATAATCAGTGATTATCAAGTGATTTAAAATATGTTCAAAAGTATAATAATGATCCTTTATGTAATTTAAAACTAAGTTTTTCAGCTTTTAAAGATATTGCTGTTGGAAATAAATTCATTTCAAAAAATTCAAACAATGAATTTATAACAAAAGACCTACCAATCTTAATTCAAAGTGGTGGATTAGATAACTATACAAAAATGGGAAAAGATTCGCAAAAATTATTTTATAGATTTACTAAGTTAGGTTTAGATACAGACTTTAAAATTTACCAAAACCTTAAAAATAAATTATTAGAAGAAGAATTAAATGAAGTAGTAATTGATGATATTTTAAAATTTATAGAAAAATATAGAGATAACTATTAA
- a CDS encoding viroplasmin family protein: MKYYAVKKGRNIGVYTTWDECKAQVEGFNNAVYKSFSSKADAEAFITGVVSKPKPVKINAEINENVAVAYSDGSFIKANNTYSYGAVVMWKNKEFHFSKRYRDDELKSMWNVSGELQGAKRVMLFAYANNIPKLYLYHDYEGIAKWANHEWKAKSDEGIEYIKYVDQIRTKVEIEFIWVKGHSNDYYNDLADQLAANATFEEYVKEV, from the coding sequence ATGAAATATTACGCTGTTAAAAAGGGAAGAAACATTGGTGTTTATACTACTTGAGATGAATGTAAAGCTCAAGTTGAAGGATTCAATAATGCAGTTTATAAATCTTTTTCAAGTAAAGCTGATGCTGAAGCTTTCATAACTGGTGTTGTTTCAAAACCTAAACCTGTTAAAATTAATGCTGAAATTAATGAAAATGTAGCTGTTGCATATAGTGATGGTAGTTTTATAAAAGCAAACAACACTTATTCATATGGTGCTGTTGTAATGTGAAAAAATAAAGAGTTTCACTTTTCTAAAAGATATCGTGATGATGAATTAAAATCAATGTGAAATGTAAGTGGAGAATTGCAAGGTGCTAAAAGAGTTATGTTATTTGCATATGCTAATAACATTCCAAAGTTATATTTATATCATGATTATGAAGGTATTGCCAAATGAGCTAATCATGAATGAAAAGCAAAATCTGATGAAGGCATTGAATATATTAAATATGTTGATCAAATCAGAACTAAAGTTGAAATAGAATTTATTTGAGTTAAAGGTCATAGTAATGATTATTACAATGACTTAGCTGACCAATTAGCAGCTAATGCAACATTTGAAGAATATGTTAAGGAGGTTTAG